The Mangifera indica cultivar Alphonso chromosome 8, CATAS_Mindica_2.1, whole genome shotgun sequence genome has a window encoding:
- the LOC123222784 gene encoding B-cell receptor-associated protein 31-like: MIQLLFLVLFAEAALAFLLLVKIGPLRELVIKSLDQLKMGKGPATVKTIAGTMSVILLSSLTSIVKIQNKGAKLGTMSPMDQVLWRTHLLEASLIGFTLFLGFIIDRLHHYLTKLIQIKGSVGSSKEELERLQKEKMKLKEKEEKASKEMKRLQDELQTLSEELKKLKLECEEKDKKIETAEAHVISLQKQSEDLLLEYDRLLEDNQNLQNQAQGYWS; encoded by the exons ATGATTCAGCTGttgtttttggttctttttgCTGAGGCTGCTTTGGCTTTTCTTTTATTGGTAAAGATTGGGCCATTGAGAGAGCTTGTGATAAAGAGTTTGGATCAGCTGAAGATGGGGAAGGGTCCCGCTACTGTGAAAACTATCGCCGGTACTATGTCTGTGATTCTTCTGTCAAGCCTCACCAGCATAGTGAAGATCCAAAACAAAGGTGCGAAGCTGGGTACCATGTCACCTATGGATCAGGTTCTTTGGAGAACTCATCTGCTCGAGGCTTCACTCATTG GTTTTACTCTCTTTCTTGGGTTCATAATTGATCGCCTGCACCATTATCTTACAAAGCTTATTCAGATTAAGGGTAGTGTGGGATCTTCAAAAGAGGAACTTGAACgactacaaaaagaaaaaatgaagcttaaagagaaggaagagaaagCTTCCAAGGAAATGAAACGGCTGCAAGATGAACTTCAGACTCTATCAGAGGAACTGAAGAAGCTGAAGTTGGAATGTGAAGAGAAGGACAAGAAGATAGAAACTGCTGAAGCCCATGTCATCTCCCTCCAGAAACAATCTGAAGATCTACTGCTTGAATATGACCGTTTGTTAGAAGACAACCAAAATCTTCAGAATCAAGCTCAAGGATACTGgagttga
- the LOC123222923 gene encoding oleoyl-acyl carrier protein thioesterase 1, chloroplastic-like encodes MFTFPCNVIVTDQIQCTFVGLPRPIFSFRRRKDVVTCSLPVSKSPTSAKIQAVVSEQEGPALAETAGALADWQRLRSSTEDRLLYKEKFIVRSYEVGINKTATVETIANLLQEAACNHAQSLGFSTDGFATITSMRKFNLIWVLRRMHIEISKYPAWGDVVEFETWLHSEGRVGTRRDWIIKDYASGQVIGRATSKYVMMNKVTRRPQKASDEILEELLLLCTPKSRISFPDNASLRKISKLEDPAEYSRTGLMPRKNDLDMNQHVNSVTYIGWVLESMPQDIIDTHELQTITLDYRRECQHNDIVDSLTSPEPTEDSDGVPELQGTNGSPATGDKQDFRQFLHSLRLSGDGSEVSQARTKWRKKPPRQGNNGVL; translated from the exons ATGTTCACGTTTCCATGCAATGTAATTGTCACTGACCAAATTCAATGCACATTCGTCGGCCTTCCTAGGCCTATCTTCTCTTTTCGCCGACGAAAGGATGTAGTGACCTGCTCTCTTCCGGTTTCTAAATCTCCAACTTCGGCTAAAATCCAGGCTGTTGTATCGGAGCAAGAAGGTCCTGCGCTTGCCGAAACTGCGGGCGCATTGGCGGATTGGCAAAGGTTGCGAAGTTCAACGGAAGACAGATTGTTGTACAAGGAGAAGTTTATAGTAAGAAGTTATGAGGTTGGGATTAACAAAACTGCCACTGTTGAAACCATTGCTAATCTCTTGCAG gAGGCTGCATGTAACCATGCACAAAGTCTTGGATTTTCAACGGATGGATTTGCGACAATCACGAGCATGAGAAAGTTTAATCTCATATGGGTGTTGCGTCGTATGCACATTGAAATCTCAAAATATCCTGCTTG GGGCGATGTGGTTGAATTCGAGACATGGCTCCACAGTGAAGGTAGAGTGGGAACAAGACGTGATTGGATTATAAAAGACTATGCCAGTGGTCAAGTTATTGGAAGAGCCACAAG CAAATATGTGATGATGAACAAGGTTACCAGGCGGCCACAGAAAGCCAGTGATGAAATTCTAGAAGAATTGTTACTCCTCTGTACACCGAAATCCAG AATATCTTTTCCGGACAATGCCAGCCTGAGGAAAATTTCGAAACTCGAAGATCCGGCTGAGTATTCCAGAACAGGGCTTATG CCTAGGAAAAATGATCTGGACATGAACCAGCATGTTAATTCTGTTACCTACATTGGATGGGTTTTAGAG AGTATGCCTCAAGATATTATTGACACTCACGAACTGCAAACGATCACCTTAGACTACAGACGAGAATGCCAACATAACGATATAGTTGATTCCCTCACAAGCCCCGAACCGACTGAGGATTCTGATGGGGTTCCAGAGCTTCAAGGAACAAATGGGTCTCCTGCAACAGGAGACAAACAAGACTTCCGTCAATTCTTGCACTCGCTGAGATTGTCAGGTGATGGCTCTGAAGTAAGCCAAGCTCGCACTAAGTGGAGAAAGAAACCTCCTAGACAAGGAAATAATGGAGTTTTGTAA
- the LOC123222421 gene encoding uncharacterized protein LOC123222421, giving the protein MGVLAESWCFCKGLSKTERMKGAIFSGKGPSMARISAAGNGISGTGFLIHRNLLLTTHVNLPSVAAAESADIRLQNGVTATLVPHRFFITSPILDLTIVGLDSMDGDSNSQGQQPHPLKACSKSNLDLGSVVYLLGYAEKEELIVGEGKVVIATDNLIKLSSDGIIWSPGSAGFDVQGNLAFMICDPMKLATSPNMKSSSNSLSSSSSLKKEAPMQFGIPILIICDWLNQHWEGSLDEVTKPKLPIIRLMSTGQKSEHSCASFTVRQVFKSEDKDAGTPSSSNVISKTWDQNGPGCSSAVNTVEEETFSTDPHATHVQGIPTPEIYESPKLTSAPIQRKVSGQIQLLDINFPPKDAKVAVQLQPLKQLSLNTDENCVKKLPPQSRLREEDQIQVRGLAIPIEDTESADIAFTGSVNGAQSEVQSSSSPIEVSEMHNGYSSVGETTMYSAETAESRNYTSPREGRFQQVGRSQSCVSYNRWGAVQKNPVARQTMLEKQRSFINGKKIYSQGATPQRSNDYYSPTVSSIMKKRNNSEQPSRPQQRAVHSSPRWMF; this is encoded by the exons ATGGGAGTCTTAGCGGAGTCATGGTGTTTCTGCAAAGGACTCTCCAAAACTGAGCGAATGAAGGGTGCCATTTTCTCCGGCAAGGGCCCCTCCATGGCCAGAATCTCCGCCGCCGGAAATGGGATCTCAGGTACCGGTTTCTTAATCCACCGAAATCTTCTTTTGACTACTCATGTCAATCTTCCTTCTGTCGCTGCTGCTGAGAGTGCCGACATCCGCCTCCAAAACGGCGTCACTGCAACTCTCGTTCCTCAcag GTTCTTTATCACAAGTCCAATCCTTGATCTTACAATAGTAGGTTTAGATTCCATGGATGGAGACTCAAATTCCCAGGGTCAGCAGCCTCATCCCTTGAAGGCATGTTCTAAATCAAACCTGGATCTTGGGAGTGTTGTTTACCTGCTAGGCTATGCAGAGAAGGAAGAATTAATAGTTGGTGAGGGAAAGGTGGTGATAGCCACTGACAATCTAATTAAACTATCAAGTGACGGAATAATATGGAGCCCAGGATCTGCTGGATTTGATGTCCAAGGGAATCTTGCATTTATGATTTGTGATCCTATGAAACTAGCAACATCTCCTAATATGAAATCATCTTCAAATTCGTTATCTTCCTCCTCATCGTTGAAGAAGGAAGCTCCTATGCAATTTGGTATTCCTATTCTCATCATCTGTGATTGGTTAAACCAGCATTGGGAAGGCAGTCTTGATGAAGTTACGAAACCAAAACTACCAATTATTAGATTGATGTCCACAGGCCAGAAGAGTGAACATTCTTGTGCTTCCTTTACAGTGAGACAGGTGTTTAAGTCAGAAGACAAAGATGCTGGGACGCCATCTTCATCAAATGTAATATCAAAAACTTGGGATCAGAATGGACCAGGCTGTTCCAGTGCAGTTAATACTGTTGAGGAGGAAACTTTCAGTACTGATCCACATGCTACCCATGTGCAAGGGATACCTACTCCAGAAATATATGAATCCCCAAAGTTGACCTCAGCTCCAATTCAGAGGAAAGTAAGTGGTCAAATCCAGCTGTTGGATATTAACTTCCCTCCAAAGGATGCCAAAGTTGCAGTCCAATTACAGCCACTCAAACAACTGTCCCTGAACACTGATGAGAATTGTGTCAAAAAACTTCCTCCACAAAGTCGATTGAGAGAAGAAGACCAAATCCAGGTCAGAGGGTTGGCCATTCCTATTGAAGATACTGAGAGTGCTGACATTGCCTTCACAGGCTCTGTAAATGGGGCCCAAAGTGAGGTCCAGTCTAGTTCATCTCCAATAGAAGTTTCAGAGATGCATAATGGATATAGCAGTGTGGGAGAGACAACAATGTACTCGGCAGAAACTGCTGAGAGTCGAAACTATACAAGTCCTAGAGAAGGAAGATTTCAGCAAGTGGGGAGGAGCCAAAGTTGTGTGAGTTACAATAGATGGGGAGCTGTTCAAAAGAACCCAGTGGCTCGCCAGACAATGCTAGAAAAGCAGAGAAGCTTCATCAACGGGAAGAAGATTTATTCTCAAGGAGCAACTCCTCAAAGGAGTAATGACTACTACAGCCCAACTGTCTCCTCAATCATGAAGAAGCGGAACAACTCAGAGCAGCCAAGTAGACCTCAGCAAAGAGCTGTTCATTCATCTCCAAGATGGATGTTCTGA
- the LOC123222636 gene encoding RPM1-interacting protein 4-like — MANRSHVPQFGNWESEENVPYTMYFDKARKGRTGGKMINPNDPQENPDILSSFEAPDQAPPKITAEPEKQKGQGTVRTEQRRSREDSEYKPYRDSPARHDDMSHKSAAESNYQLQGGRAVSSGETNKRPVRNSAESENSFDRSPLHNQARNTGRGTADPSSPAWEGKNLYKNSHGTPGRSRMRPAARGDESPVAGAAVPKFGDWNENDPASADGYTHIFNRVREERNNGPRAPGMASPSPYNNVHRRTSSDSVKSCCFPWGKK; from the exons ATGGCA AATCGTTCACATGTACCGCAGTTTGGAAATTGGGAGAGTGAGGAAAATGTTCCTTACACAATGTATTTTGACAAGGCCCGGAAGGGTAGAACTGGGGGGAAGATGATCAATCCGAATGATCCTCAAGAAAACCCAGACATACTTTCTAGTTTCGAAGCTCCAGACCAGGCTCCTCCCAAAATCACAGCCGAACCTGAGAAACAAAAGGGACAGGGAACAGTTAGAACCGAGCAACGGAGGAGCAGAGAAGATAGTGAATATAAACCATACAGGGACTCTCCTGCACGTCATGATGATATGAGTCACAAATCTGCTGCTGAATCGAATTATCAACTTCAAGGAGGGCGTGCAGTAAGTTCTGGTGAAACTAACAAAAGGCCTGTGAGAAATAGTGCAGAGTCGGAGAACAGCTTCGACCGATCACCACTGCATAACCAGGCAAGGAACACGGGGAGAGGTACTGCAGATCCATCCTCTCCTGCATGGGAAGGGAAAAATCTGTATAAAAATAGCCATGGTACACCTGGACGATCCAGAATGAGGCCAGCTGCTAGAGGCGACGAAAGT CCTGTTGCAGGTGCTGCAGTTCCGAAATTTGGCGATTGGAATGAGAACGACCCGGCATCAGCTGATGGCTATACTCACATCTTTAACAGGGTGCGAGAGGAGAGGAATAATGGGCCGAGAGCTCCGGGCATGGCAAGTCCCTCTCCATACAACAATGTTCACAGGCGAACTTCCAGTGACAGTGTCAAG AGCTGTTGCTTTCCTTGGGGCAAGAAATGA
- the LOC123222344 gene encoding E3 ubiquitin-protein ligase RNF4-like isoform X1, giving the protein MSAQAVRGPPIRYRRRKGLPDLNAPPCESRDREGTSNDISLQEVQASQQGLSIPPAPIDVEAIDDDVIESSPRAFAEAKNNSRRNRGRNIVVDVDSGNIGRTTRLTNNNRSKRRRVSPNSTIVNCGFYINLEGTSNSMRERVSMPPPPPPPPPKEPVFTCPICMGPLVEEMSTKCGHIFCKACIRAAISAQAKCPTCRKKVTAKELIRVFLPATTCTQ; this is encoded by the exons ATGAGTGCCCAGGCAGTGAGGGGGCCTCCTATAAGGTATCGTCGGAGGAAGGGACTGCCAGATCTTAATGCACCACCTTGTGAAAGTAGGGATCGAGAGGGAACCTCAAATGATATCAGTTTACAGGAAGTGCAAGCTAGCCAACAAGGGCTGTCGATACCACCTGCTCCAATTGATGTTGAGGCTATTGATGACGACGTTATCGAGTCTTCTCCCAGGGCTTTTGccgaa GCTAAAAACAATTCCAGAAGGAACCGTGGAAGGAATATTGTGGTTGATGTAGATTCAGGTAACATTG GAAGAACAACAAGGTTGACTAATAATAACCGTAGTAAGCGCAGAAGGGTATCACCTAACTCAACTATTGTCAATTGtggtttttacataaatttgGAAGGCACTAGCAACTCTATG agagagagagttagcatgcctccaccaccaccaccaccaccaccgaaGGAGCCTGTATTCACTTGCCCAATATGCATGGGCCCATTGGTTGAGGAGATGTCAACGAAGTGTGGTCACATATTCTGTAAGGCATGCATTCGGGCTGCAATATCAGCACAGGCTAAATGCCCCACATGTAGGAAAAAGGTCACAGCAAAAGAACTCATTAGAGTCTTCCTTCCAGCAACCACTTGTACCCAATAA
- the LOC123222344 gene encoding E3 ubiquitin-protein ligase RNF4-like isoform X2 encodes MSAQAVRGPPIRYRRRKGLPDLNAPPCESRDREGTSNDISLQEVQASQQGLSIPPAPIDVEAIDDDVIESSPRAFAEAKNNSRRNRGRNIVVDVDSGRTTRLTNNNRSKRRRVSPNSTIVNCGFYINLEGTSNSMRERVSMPPPPPPPPPKEPVFTCPICMGPLVEEMSTKCGHIFCKACIRAAISAQAKCPTCRKKVTAKELIRVFLPATTCTQ; translated from the exons ATGAGTGCCCAGGCAGTGAGGGGGCCTCCTATAAGGTATCGTCGGAGGAAGGGACTGCCAGATCTTAATGCACCACCTTGTGAAAGTAGGGATCGAGAGGGAACCTCAAATGATATCAGTTTACAGGAAGTGCAAGCTAGCCAACAAGGGCTGTCGATACCACCTGCTCCAATTGATGTTGAGGCTATTGATGACGACGTTATCGAGTCTTCTCCCAGGGCTTTTGccgaa GCTAAAAACAATTCCAGAAGGAACCGTGGAAGGAATATTGTGGTTGATGTAGATTCAG GAAGAACAACAAGGTTGACTAATAATAACCGTAGTAAGCGCAGAAGGGTATCACCTAACTCAACTATTGTCAATTGtggtttttacataaatttgGAAGGCACTAGCAACTCTATG agagagagagttagcatgcctccaccaccaccaccaccaccaccgaaGGAGCCTGTATTCACTTGCCCAATATGCATGGGCCCATTGGTTGAGGAGATGTCAACGAAGTGTGGTCACATATTCTGTAAGGCATGCATTCGGGCTGCAATATCAGCACAGGCTAAATGCCCCACATGTAGGAAAAAGGTCACAGCAAAAGAACTCATTAGAGTCTTCCTTCCAGCAACCACTTGTACCCAATAA